Proteins encoded within one genomic window of Candidatus Pseudothioglobus singularis PS1:
- a CDS encoding NADH-quinone oxidoreductase subunit C, which yields MKELKQKLSKAFGKKNVTEAYDELTLVINSDNVVEVCHKLKDEFKFEILIDLCGVDYLTYGESDWNGNASSSGFGRARQAQKSTNQKDQRFGVIYHLLSVSSNQRLRVKALLSTDNLMIQSVTKIWNCADWFEREAFDLFGILFENHNDLRRILTDYGFVGHPLRKDFPMIGEVEMRYDDQLGRVVYEPVSIEPNVNVPRVIRK from the coding sequence ATGAAAGAATTAAAGCAAAAATTATCCAAAGCCTTTGGTAAAAAAAATGTGACTGAAGCCTATGATGAACTTACCCTCGTTATTAATAGTGACAACGTTGTTGAGGTATGTCATAAGCTTAAAGATGAATTTAAATTTGAAATTTTGATAGATCTTTGTGGAGTTGACTACTTAACCTATGGTGAATCTGACTGGAATGGAAATGCAAGTTCATCTGGATTTGGCAGGGCTCGACAAGCGCAAAAATCAACCAATCAAAAAGACCAGCGCTTTGGTGTTATTTACCATCTTTTATCAGTGTCAAGTAATCAGAGACTTAGAGTCAAGGCTCTTCTTTCTACTGATAATTTAATGATTCAATCTGTGACTAAAATCTGGAACTGTGCAGACTGGTTCGAAAGGGAGGCTTTTGATTTGTTTGGAATTTTATTTGAGAATCATAATGACCTCAGAAGGATTCTGACTGATTACGGTTTTGTGGGCCACCCTCTTAGAAAAGATTTCCCAATGATTGGTGAAGTTGAAATGAGATACGATGACCAGCTTGGAAGAGTGGTTTATGAGCCTGTGAGTATTGAGCCTAATGTTAATGTTCCAAGAGTGATAAGGAAGTAA
- the nuoK gene encoding NADH-quinone oxidoreductase subunit NuoK: MIALSDYLILSSIVFCIGLAGIFINRTNIIMILMCVELILAAVNTNFIAFSFYGSDLSGQIFVFFILTVAAAEVAIGLAILTLMYRNRGSIDIDVTNTLKG; this comes from the coding sequence ATGATAGCACTTTCTGACTACCTGATTCTCAGCTCAATTGTTTTTTGTATTGGTCTTGCTGGAATATTTATCAATAGAACAAACATCATCATGATATTGATGTGTGTTGAGTTAATTTTGGCGGCAGTTAATACAAACTTTATTGCCTTTTCTTTTTATGGCTCAGATCTGTCTGGACAAATATTTGTATTCTTTATTTTGACAGTGGCTGCAGCAGAGGTTGCTATTGGCCTTGCGATTTTGACATTGATGTACAGAAATCGTGGCTCGATAGATATTGATGTCACTAATACTTTGAAGGGGTAG
- the nuoH gene encoding NADH-quinone oxidoreductase subunit NuoH encodes MWQSFVELIHHLIPWFNGGLADVIIIVIKGLALIFPLIIAMAYMTYAERKVIGFMQLRIGPNRVGPFGLLQPFADVFKMLFKEIIFPSKSNIYLFLLAPVLAFVPAVAVWAVVPFGEDFYIANLDISLLYVMAIGSVGVYGIVLAGWASNSKYPLLGALRSTALLISYELVIGFVLVTVVMIASSVNLNTVVESQSGGILNWYWIPLFPMMIVFWIGALVETNRAPFDVVEGESEIVGGTHVEYSGMPFALFFMAEYFNMIFMAMLAVLLFFGGWHSPFDGIPYLESWFAFVPDLIWLLAKMSFFLFLYFWIRASFPRFRYDQIMRLCWKVFLPLTIVWIFVVALMTQLNIGPWF; translated from the coding sequence ATGTGGCAATCATTCGTCGAGCTTATTCACCACTTAATACCTTGGTTTAATGGCGGCTTAGCAGACGTAATAATTATTGTAATTAAAGGTTTAGCATTGATCTTTCCTTTAATTATTGCGATGGCGTATATGACCTATGCAGAAAGAAAAGTGATTGGTTTTATGCAGCTAAGAATTGGGCCTAATCGTGTTGGCCCATTTGGCCTTCTGCAGCCATTTGCAGATGTCTTTAAGATGCTATTTAAAGAAATTATTTTTCCCTCAAAGTCAAACATTTACCTATTTTTATTGGCACCTGTTTTAGCATTTGTGCCAGCAGTCGCAGTTTGGGCAGTAGTTCCTTTTGGTGAGGATTTTTATATTGCCAACCTAGATATAAGTCTGCTTTATGTGATGGCAATTGGATCAGTGGGTGTATACGGTATTGTTCTCGCAGGCTGGGCCTCTAATTCAAAATATCCTCTTTTAGGAGCGCTAAGAAGTACAGCGCTTCTTATCTCTTATGAGCTTGTTATAGGTTTTGTTTTAGTAACGGTAGTCATGATTGCGAGTTCAGTCAACCTGAATACTGTGGTTGAAAGTCAATCTGGCGGTATATTGAATTGGTATTGGATTCCATTATTTCCAATGATGATCGTATTCTGGATTGGTGCATTAGTTGAGACGAATAGAGCGCCTTTTGATGTTGTAGAGGGTGAGTCAGAAATTGTTGGAGGAACGCATGTAGAGTATTCTGGAATGCCTTTTGCATTATTTTTTATGGCTGAATACTTCAACATGATATTCATGGCTATGCTTGCGGTTTTGTTATTCTTTGGTGGTTGGCATTCCCCATTTGATGGCATTCCATATCTTGAGAGTTGGTTTGCATTTGTTCCGGATTTAATTTGGCTTTTGGCTAAGATGAGTTTCTTTTTATTCTTGTATTTTTGGATACGTGCCTCATTCCCTAGATTTAGGTATGACCAAATTATGCGATTATGTTGGAAGGTTTTCTTGCCATTGACAATTGTTTGGATATTTGTCGTGGCATTGATGACTCAATTAAATATTGGACCTTGGTTTTAA
- the nuoE gene encoding NADH-quinone oxidoreductase subunit NuoE: protein MISEQAKKEIDLWVSKYPEGRGSSAVMQALTIVQKENGGSLNGDLMQAVADYLDMPAISVQEVATFYENYNHKPVGKHVIRFCHNISCMLNGSDELISYLEDKLEVKTGQVSKDGLVSVKKVECLGACVGGPMCQIGDQYHEHLTTNKLDKILEDLK, encoded by the coding sequence ATGATTTCTGAGCAAGCAAAAAAAGAGATTGATCTTTGGGTTTCTAAATATCCAGAAGGTCGCGGTAGTTCCGCAGTCATGCAAGCTTTAACAATTGTTCAAAAAGAGAATGGTGGAAGCTTAAATGGTGACTTGATGCAAGCTGTTGCTGACTACTTAGACATGCCAGCAATTAGTGTCCAAGAAGTTGCAACATTTTATGAAAACTATAACCATAAGCCAGTTGGAAAACATGTTATTCGATTCTGTCACAACATTTCTTGCATGCTCAATGGATCAGATGAGCTGATTTCCTACTTAGAAGATAAGCTCGAAGTTAAAACAGGACAGGTCAGCAAAGATGGTTTAGTTAGTGTCAAGAAGGTTGAATGTCTGGGCGCTTGTGTCGGCGGCCCAATGTGCCAGATTGGTGACCAATACCATGAGCATCTAACAACTAATAAACTAGATAAAATTTTGGAAGATTTAAAATGA
- a CDS encoding NuoB/complex I 20 kDa subunit family protein translates to MAIEGLMKEGFVTTSLDKVINWARTGSLWPMTFGLACCAVEMMEAGSSRYDLDRFGIVFRPTPRQSDLMIVAGTLTNKMAPALRKVYDQMPEPKYVLSMGSCANGGGYYHYSYAVVRGCDRIVPVDVYVPGCPPTAEALLYGILQLQDKIRRTNTIART, encoded by the coding sequence ATGGCTATTGAAGGCTTAATGAAAGAAGGCTTTGTTACCACTTCACTTGACAAAGTTATTAACTGGGCAAGGACTGGATCGCTATGGCCAATGACATTTGGCCTTGCTTGTTGTGCTGTCGAGATGATGGAGGCAGGTTCATCGCGTTACGACTTGGATCGTTTTGGAATCGTTTTTAGGCCAACCCCTCGCCAGTCAGATTTAATGATCGTGGCTGGAACACTCACAAATAAGATGGCTCCTGCATTAAGGAAGGTTTATGATCAAATGCCAGAACCCAAATATGTTTTATCAATGGGCTCATGTGCAAATGGAGGTGGTTACTATCATTACTCTTATGCTGTAGTTAGAGGATGTGATCGAATTGTTCCTGTTGATGTCTATGTTCCCGGATGCCCTCCAACAGCAGAAGCACTTTTATATGGAATTCTTCAGTTACAAGACAAAATCCGAAGAACCAACACGATTGCTCGAACCTAA
- the nuoF gene encoding NADH-quinone oxidoreductase subunit NuoF, translated as MNEVCFKNIDKENPASLATYEAHGGYKVWRKILNGEMTPDEIIAELKTSGLRGRGGAGFPTGLKWSFMPRNQEGQKYVVCNSDEGEPGTCHDRDILRYNPHSVIEGMAIAGFVMNASVGYNYIRGEFMEPYYRFEEGLKDAYEAGLLGKNLKGGSVSFDLYTHLGAGAYICGEETALLESLEGKKGQPRFKPPFPANVGLYGKPTTINNTETFASVPEILSRGGQWFADLGVENSGGTKCFSVTGNVKKPANFEVPMGTPFSKLLELAGGLKEGRKLKAVIPGGSSTPILTADTAMQMTMDYDSIANAGSMLGAGSVIVMDDTTCMVKTLTRLAHFYYDESCGQCTPCREGTGWLYRMLQRILDGNGKKEDLDLLLSVGEKIMGNTICALGDAAATPVESFIKHFREEFEYYIEHGRSMVEVEHNLIEEVASV; from the coding sequence ATGAATGAAGTTTGCTTTAAGAATATAGATAAAGAGAATCCAGCAAGTCTTGCAACTTATGAAGCACATGGTGGCTACAAAGTTTGGCGCAAAATTCTTAATGGTGAAATGACACCAGATGAAATTATTGCAGAATTAAAAACCTCAGGACTCAGAGGGCGAGGTGGCGCTGGCTTCCCAACCGGTTTGAAGTGGAGTTTTATGCCTCGAAACCAAGAGGGTCAGAAATATGTCGTTTGTAACTCAGATGAGGGTGAGCCAGGCACTTGTCATGACCGAGATATTCTTAGATACAATCCTCACTCTGTGATTGAGGGTATGGCGATTGCTGGATTTGTAATGAATGCATCAGTTGGCTACAACTATATTCGAGGTGAATTTATGGAGCCTTATTATCGCTTTGAAGAGGGCTTAAAAGATGCCTATGAGGCTGGCTTACTTGGAAAGAACCTTAAAGGCGGATCTGTGTCTTTTGATTTATATACTCATCTTGGGGCTGGTGCATACATTTGTGGAGAGGAGACAGCTTTACTTGAGTCCCTCGAGGGCAAAAAAGGGCAGCCAAGATTTAAACCTCCTTTTCCAGCCAACGTTGGACTTTATGGAAAACCAACTACCATTAACAATACTGAAACTTTTGCTTCAGTACCTGAAATCCTTTCAAGAGGTGGACAGTGGTTTGCTGACTTAGGTGTGGAAAATTCTGGAGGAACGAAATGTTTCTCCGTGACTGGCAATGTTAAAAAGCCAGCTAACTTTGAAGTACCAATGGGTACACCATTTTCTAAATTACTAGAATTGGCTGGTGGACTAAAAGAAGGTAGAAAACTTAAAGCGGTTATTCCAGGGGGCTCATCAACACCGATTTTAACAGCAGATACTGCTATGCAAATGACCATGGATTACGATAGCATCGCAAATGCTGGATCAATGCTTGGCGCGGGTTCAGTCATTGTTATGGACGACACAACATGCATGGTTAAAACTTTGACACGTTTAGCACACTTTTACTATGACGAGTCATGTGGTCAGTGCACCCCTTGCAGAGAAGGGACAGGCTGGCTATATAGAATGCTTCAAAGAATTCTTGACGGAAATGGCAAAAAAGAAGATCTTGATTTACTGTTGTCAGTTGGAGAAAAAATTATGGGAAATACAATCTGTGCTCTTGGAGACGCAGCTGCAACTCCTGTTGAAAGCTTCATTAAACACTTTAGAGAAGAATTTGAGTACTATATTGAACATGGCAGAAGCATGGTTGAAGTGGAACATAATTTAATTGAGGAAGTGGCAAGTGTCTGA
- a CDS encoding NADH-quinone oxidoreductase subunit A, which translates to MLENYLPIIVFIFLGIAFGVGLTVVGYLLGPSNPSEEKNSQFECGFPAFDDSRMHFNIRYYLVAILFVLFDLEVAFFIPWAVVQAKLGWFGFVAMSIFLLLLVVGFIFEWKKGALEWE; encoded by the coding sequence ATGCTCGAAAATTATTTACCAATTATCGTATTTATTTTCCTAGGAATTGCCTTTGGAGTAGGCCTCACAGTCGTGGGCTATCTTTTAGGTCCAAGTAATCCTAGCGAAGAAAAAAACTCACAGTTTGAGTGTGGATTTCCAGCTTTTGATGACTCACGCATGCACTTCAATATTCGATACTATCTGGTAGCTATTTTGTTTGTGCTTTTTGATCTCGAGGTGGCTTTTTTCATCCCCTGGGCTGTGGTTCAGGCTAAGTTAGGCTGGTTTGGTTTTGTTGCAATGTCTATATTTTTATTGCTTCTGGTAGTTGGCTTTATCTTTGAGTGGAAAAAAGGGGCTCTAGAGTGGGAATAA
- the nuoI gene encoding NADH-quinone oxidoreductase subunit NuoI: MINKVKKLVNDFSLGELRTGLKVTSKELVNKKITVQFPEERTPISPRFRGLHALRRYPNGEERCIACKLCEAVCPANAITIDSEMREDGTRRTTQYDIDLFKCIFCGFCEEACPVDAIVETHIFDYAFESREGSIIDKKSLLAIGDENEEAINKARLEDSKYR; this comes from the coding sequence ATGATCAATAAAGTTAAAAAATTAGTGAATGACTTTAGCCTTGGTGAGCTACGAACTGGCCTCAAGGTCACAAGTAAAGAGCTTGTTAATAAAAAAATCACTGTCCAATTCCCTGAGGAGCGAACACCGATTTCTCCTAGATTTAGGGGCCTTCATGCCTTGCGTCGTTATCCAAATGGTGAAGAGAGATGTATAGCATGCAAACTGTGTGAAGCAGTCTGCCCAGCAAATGCAATCACAATTGACTCAGAAATGAGAGAAGATGGAACGAGAAGAACAACCCAATATGATATTGATTTATTTAAGTGTATTTTTTGTGGTTTTTGTGAAGAAGCATGCCCAGTTGATGCAATTGTTGAGACGCATATCTTTGATTATGCATTCGAGTCAAGAGAGGGAAGTATTATTGATAAAAAAAGCCTATTAGCTATTGGCGATGAAAATGAAGAGGCCATTAATAAGGCTAGATTAGAAGACTCCAAATATAGGTAA
- the nuoG gene encoding NADH-quinone oxidoreductase subunit NuoG — protein sequence MSEIEIEIDGQLLSANQGDSIITIADREGIEVPRFCYHKKLSVAANCRMCLVDIEGVPKAQPACSTPAASGMKIHTKNDKAKFAQKAVMEFLLINHPLDCPICDQGGECELQDVAMEYGSDVSKFNEGKRIVPDKGIGALIQTDMTRCIHCTRCVRFGAEVAGIVEMGGTGRGEGVKIEPFLTEGIQSELSGNMIDVCPVGALTSKPFRYEARTWQMNAVQSVARHDLVGSNIFTQSYRGKVKRVVARDNDSVNETWISDRDRFSYEGLNHESRSLKPKVKKNGEWLEVDWQEALAFAIEGIKNNAERPEQLGVLASKNASLEEYYLMQKLARSFGTENIDFRLDHANLSPGSSMDSSITLSEIESVDHALILSSYTRLEQPMINHRIRKAVINGATVNTINSKKFDFNFKTKIDLLSAPQALLPALQSILKSLYLKTKADLPEQLSKVNSSDEHDKIANDLIASENGVIVLGEHLKSNPSNSVIINTVSQIAQISNSKIANLTLSGNAHSAEKVGFIPTNQGMNASSMLTESCKAFLLMDVDSQYDFFNPKLAMGLFNKDDVFVVSLTSFEDQSTLLSADVILPMASFYETSGTHINFDGIAQSFSASVKSPGDSKPGWKIIKVMADLLELEGFSFVDSSQVAEEALLSSKVQTQINGSFTESFEDSDITTLWQYAPYAIDNVTRRAKALQESNIGKINSAYIAKSTAKKLSLSQDDLYLGVPVSISDDVAEDCVFVHTSQARRV from the coding sequence GTGTCTGAAATTGAAATTGAAATTGATGGCCAGCTATTGAGCGCTAATCAAGGCGACTCCATTATTACTATTGCGGATAGAGAAGGAATAGAAGTTCCTCGCTTTTGTTATCACAAAAAGTTGTCAGTTGCGGCAAATTGTAGGATGTGTCTAGTCGATATTGAGGGAGTGCCCAAGGCTCAACCAGCTTGCTCAACTCCTGCTGCGAGTGGTATGAAAATTCATACAAAAAATGATAAAGCCAAGTTTGCTCAAAAAGCAGTCATGGAGTTTTTATTGATTAACCACCCTTTAGATTGTCCTATCTGTGATCAGGGCGGAGAATGCGAACTTCAAGATGTTGCAATGGAATATGGCTCGGATGTTTCGAAATTTAATGAAGGAAAAAGAATCGTTCCAGATAAAGGCATTGGCGCTCTCATTCAAACAGATATGACAAGATGCATACACTGCACCCGCTGCGTAAGATTTGGTGCTGAAGTCGCTGGTATTGTGGAGATGGGTGGAACCGGCAGAGGCGAAGGTGTAAAAATTGAACCTTTTTTGACGGAAGGTATTCAGTCAGAGCTTTCAGGTAATATGATTGACGTTTGTCCAGTGGGCGCTCTCACTTCAAAGCCTTTCAGGTATGAAGCAAGAACTTGGCAAATGAACGCAGTTCAGAGTGTTGCTCGACATGATTTGGTTGGCTCTAATATCTTTACGCAATCATACAGAGGCAAAGTGAAGAGAGTCGTTGCTAGAGACAATGACTCGGTAAATGAAACATGGATTTCTGATAGAGACCGCTTCTCATATGAGGGTTTAAATCATGAGAGTCGCTCACTTAAACCTAAAGTCAAAAAAAATGGTGAATGGCTGGAAGTTGACTGGCAAGAAGCACTTGCCTTTGCAATTGAAGGGATCAAAAATAATGCAGAGAGACCAGAGCAGTTAGGTGTCTTGGCCTCAAAAAATGCTTCGCTCGAAGAATACTATTTGATGCAAAAATTAGCTCGCAGCTTTGGAACAGAAAATATTGATTTTCGATTAGATCATGCTAATTTGAGTCCTGGAAGTTCGATGGATTCAAGTATTACTCTATCTGAAATTGAGTCAGTAGATCATGCATTAATCTTGAGTTCATATACACGTTTAGAGCAGCCTATGATTAACCATCGTATTAGGAAGGCAGTTATTAATGGCGCAACGGTCAACACAATTAATAGCAAGAAATTTGATTTTAACTTTAAGACAAAAATAGACCTTTTGAGCGCTCCGCAAGCATTATTACCAGCTCTTCAGTCTATTCTTAAGTCTCTCTATCTAAAGACAAAGGCTGATTTGCCTGAACAGCTATCAAAGGTTAACTCCAGTGATGAGCATGACAAGATTGCCAATGATTTAATTGCTTCTGAAAATGGAGTAATTGTTTTAGGAGAACATCTAAAGAGTAATCCTAGTAACTCAGTAATTATTAATACTGTCTCTCAAATTGCACAAATTTCAAATTCAAAAATTGCTAATTTGACGCTTTCAGGTAATGCTCATTCTGCTGAAAAAGTTGGCTTTATTCCAACTAATCAGGGAATGAATGCCTCCTCTATGCTCACTGAGAGTTGCAAAGCATTCTTATTAATGGATGTAGACAGTCAGTATGACTTTTTTAATCCAAAGCTAGCAATGGGTTTATTTAACAAGGATGACGTCTTTGTTGTTTCACTAACAAGTTTTGAAGATCAATCAACCCTTTTAAGTGCTGATGTTATTCTCCCTATGGCTTCTTTTTATGAAACATCTGGAACTCATATCAACTTTGATGGAATAGCTCAGTCATTTAGTGCCTCTGTTAAAAGTCCTGGAGACTCTAAGCCTGGATGGAAAATTATCAAAGTAATGGCAGATTTGCTTGAGCTAGAAGGCTTCAGCTTTGTAGATTCATCACAGGTAGCAGAAGAAGCGCTATTATCCTCAAAGGTGCAGACCCAAATTAATGGCTCCTTTACAGAGAGTTTTGAAGACTCAGATATTACAACGCTATGGCAGTATGCTCCTTACGCAATTGATAATGTGACTCGAAGAGCAAAAGCTCTTCAGGAGTCAAACATAGGAAAGATTAATAGTGCATATATTGCAAAGTCAACAGCAAAGAAATTAAGTCTTAGCCAAGATGATCTTTACCTAGGAGTGCCAGTCTCAATCTCAGATGATGTCGCAGAAGATTGTGTTTTTGTTCACACTAGTCAGGCCAGAAGGGTTTAG
- a CDS encoding NADH-quinone oxidoreductase subunit J, translating into MEFTSILFYVFSFFFVVSSFVMITSRNTAKAALWLILTFFSAASLWLLLEAEFLAITLILIYVGAVMVLFMFVIKMLDTEQSTLRAQFTRYLPLGIFVSIVVIVQMALVLNAGPFDLEVVGMPEKHGSSYSNITAIAEQLYTIYVYPFELAAILLLIAIIAAITLVHRNQINSKKQIISEQINVQAKDRMKFATINKDKVKESK; encoded by the coding sequence ATGGAATTTACATCAATCTTATTTTATGTGTTCTCGTTTTTCTTTGTCGTGAGCTCATTTGTGATGATTACCTCTAGAAATACTGCAAAAGCAGCACTCTGGCTCATCCTGACTTTTTTCAGTGCAGCAAGTCTCTGGCTACTTCTTGAAGCAGAGTTTTTGGCTATCACACTCATATTGATTTATGTGGGTGCTGTTATGGTTCTTTTCATGTTTGTAATCAAGATGCTGGACACAGAGCAGTCAACACTTAGAGCTCAGTTTACGCGTTATCTTCCTCTGGGTATTTTTGTATCCATTGTAGTCATTGTTCAAATGGCCCTAGTTTTGAACGCTGGTCCTTTCGATCTTGAGGTAGTAGGAATGCCAGAAAAACATGGTTCATCTTATAGCAATATTACTGCTATTGCTGAGCAGCTTTATACAATCTATGTCTATCCATTTGAACTCGCAGCGATACTTCTATTGATTGCAATTATTGCAGCAATAACCCTAGTTCACAGGAATCAGATTAATAGTAAGAAACAAATTATTTCAGAGCAAATCAACGTTCAAGCAAAAGATAGGATGAAGTTTGCTACTATCAATAAAGATAAAGTTAAGGAGTCAAAATGA
- the nuoL gene encoding NADH-quinone oxidoreductase subunit L yields the protein MLNIYLTIVLAPLIGSLIVGLAGNQLGRKLSHSITILGVAISTVLSLYVFNHHVLNDADIFNQNIYTWMQIGSLNISVGFLVDNLTAVMLVVVSFVSLMVHIYTIGYMHDDKGYTKFFSYISLFTFAMFTLVISNNFMQLFFGWEAVGLVSYLLIGFWHHKESAIEANLKAFLVNRVGDFGFLLGIAFVLMFFGTLDYAETFSQKELIVGQTLFGDFSAITVVCLLLFVGAMGKSAQVPLHVWLPGSMEGPTPISALIHAATMVTAGIFMVSRMSPLFELSDVALTVVMVIGAITALFMGLLGIVQNDIKKVVAYSTLSQLGYMTVALGVSAYSVAIFHLMTHAFFKALLFLAAGSVIVALHHEQDIRKMGGLRKKMPITYMTSLLGTLALIGFPGFAGFYSKDMIIEAVHYSDLPFAGWAYFAVVLGVFITAFYSLRLLFLVFHGESRVDSHTEEHLHETAPSITVPLVLLAIPSVVIGYFTIEPMLFGGWLENAITIDSSHHALDKLKSHFHSAFALITHSVVTLPFWMMIGGGITAWVFCLYRTDWAEMIQSKLKRTNYVLNSLYGFDKLNEIIFVKGALKIGNLLWKVSDMALIDKLLVNGSAKFTRYLGAFIRPVQTGYVYHYAFFMIVSLMLVLGWVLIASDYSFLS from the coding sequence ATGCTTAATATTTACTTGACCATTGTTCTAGCACCCTTGATTGGCTCTCTGATTGTAGGACTTGCAGGCAATCAATTAGGCAGAAAGTTATCTCATTCTATTACCATTCTGGGCGTTGCTATTTCTACTGTTCTATCTCTATATGTATTCAATCACCACGTTTTAAATGATGCTGATATTTTTAACCAAAATATATACACATGGATGCAAATTGGAAGCCTCAATATTAGTGTAGGGTTTCTAGTCGATAATCTTACCGCGGTGATGCTGGTCGTTGTTTCATTTGTTTCTCTAATGGTCCATATATACACCATTGGCTACATGCATGATGATAAGGGCTACACTAAATTTTTTAGTTACATATCCCTTTTTACTTTTGCAATGTTTACCCTTGTAATCTCAAACAATTTCATGCAGCTCTTCTTTGGATGGGAGGCTGTTGGATTGGTGTCTTATCTTTTGATTGGATTTTGGCATCACAAAGAATCAGCGATTGAAGCAAATCTTAAAGCTTTCCTTGTGAACCGTGTTGGAGACTTTGGCTTCCTTTTAGGAATTGCCTTCGTTCTAATGTTTTTTGGAACGCTTGACTATGCTGAAACATTCAGTCAAAAAGAGCTCATTGTAGGGCAAACATTATTTGGTGATTTTTCTGCTATAACGGTTGTATGTCTTCTACTCTTTGTTGGAGCAATGGGCAAGTCGGCCCAGGTCCCACTCCACGTTTGGCTGCCAGGATCAATGGAAGGCCCAACGCCAATCTCAGCGTTGATTCACGCTGCAACGATGGTTACTGCAGGTATATTCATGGTGTCTCGTATGTCACCTCTATTTGAATTAAGTGATGTAGCATTGACAGTTGTTATGGTTATCGGTGCAATCACTGCATTATTTATGGGATTGCTTGGAATTGTTCAAAATGACATTAAAAAAGTCGTTGCTTATTCAACCCTCTCTCAGCTTGGCTATATGACTGTTGCACTTGGAGTCAGCGCCTACTCTGTTGCGATATTTCACCTCATGACGCATGCCTTTTTTAAAGCGTTACTTTTTTTGGCAGCTGGTTCTGTCATTGTCGCTCTGCACCACGAACAAGATATCAGAAAAATGGGTGGCCTCAGAAAGAAAATGCCTATCACTTATATGACCTCGCTTCTAGGTACGTTGGCTTTAATCGGATTCCCTGGATTTGCAGGCTTCTATTCAAAAGATATGATTATTGAAGCCGTACATTATTCTGATTTGCCTTTTGCAGGATGGGCCTACTTCGCTGTTGTGCTGGGCGTATTTATAACTGCCTTTTATAGTTTGAGATTATTGTTCTTAGTTTTTCATGGTGAATCTAGAGTTGATAGCCATACTGAGGAGCACCTTCATGAGACTGCTCCATCAATAACGGTACCCCTAGTTCTCCTTGCAATACCCTCAGTTGTAATAGGTTACTTTACTATTGAGCCCATGTTATTTGGCGGATGGCTAGAAAATGCAATTACTATCGATTCATCGCACCATGCTTTAGACAAACTTAAAAGTCATTTCCACTCTGCATTCGCACTCATAACTCATTCTGTAGTTACACTTCCATTCTGGATGATGATTGGCGGCGGTATTACAGCGTGGGTGTTTTGTTTGTATCGAACTGATTGGGCAGAGATGATTCAGTCTAAACTCAAGAGAACCAACTATGTGCTGAACTCTCTTTATGGCTTTGATAAGTTAAATGAAATTATCTTTGTGAAGGGTGCACTTAAGATTGGTAATCTCCTTTGGAAGGTCTCAGATATGGCTTTAATTGACAAGCTACTTGTCAATGGGAGTGCGAAATTTACACGTTATTTGGGCGCCTTCATAAGACCTGTTCAGACTGGCTATGTCTACCACTATGCATTCTTTATGATAGTAAGTTTGATGCTTGTTTTGGGTTGGGTGTTAATCGCTTCAGATTATTCATTTTTAAGTTAA